In the genome of Deinococcus sp. YIM 77859, one region contains:
- the hpaH gene encoding 2-oxo-hept-4-ene-1,7-dioate hydratase encodes MSSERGAASGQQPDLRVIPQEALSGLAAELDGAEATGVQLAPFSERFPGMTVGDAYAVQRAWVTRKVQSGRRVLGHKIGLTSRAMQLASQIHEPDYGALLDDMFFEPNGDIPLSRFVAPKVEVELAFVLRADLRGPGVTLFDVLRATEYVTPAAEIIDARIVRVSRETGRPRRVTDTISDNAANAGVILGGRAMRPDDLDLRWAAALCIRNGVIEETGVAAGVLGHPATGIAWLANRLAPHGEGLRAGEVVLAGSFTRPVDIASGDVFTFDYGPLGTFSCRFAGVARGG; translated from the coding sequence ATGTCATCTGAGAGAGGAGCGGCCAGCGGCCAGCAGCCGGATCTTCGCGTCATCCCCCAGGAGGCCCTTTCCGGCCTGGCTGCCGAGCTGGACGGGGCCGAGGCCACGGGCGTGCAGCTCGCCCCCTTTTCTGAGCGCTTTCCAGGGATGACGGTCGGGGACGCCTACGCGGTGCAGCGGGCCTGGGTGACCCGCAAGGTGCAGAGCGGGCGGCGCGTCTTGGGGCACAAGATCGGCCTCACGTCGCGGGCGATGCAGCTGGCCTCACAGATCCATGAGCCGGACTACGGGGCGCTGCTTGATGACATGTTCTTCGAGCCCAACGGGGACATTCCGCTGTCGCGCTTCGTCGCGCCGAAGGTGGAGGTCGAGCTCGCTTTTGTCCTCCGGGCGGACCTGCGCGGGCCCGGCGTGACCCTGTTCGACGTGCTGCGGGCCACCGAATACGTCACCCCCGCCGCCGAGATCATCGACGCGCGGATTGTGCGGGTGAGCCGGGAAACGGGAAGGCCCCGCCGCGTGACCGACACCATCAGCGACAACGCCGCCAATGCCGGGGTGATCCTGGGGGGGCGCGCCATGCGGCCCGATGACCTGGACCTGCGCTGGGCCGCCGCCCTGTGCATCCGCAACGGCGTGATCGAGGAAACCGGGGTGGCGGCGGGCGTGCTGGGGCATCCGGCGACGGGTATCGCCTGGCTCGCCAACCGCCTCGCGCCGCACGGCGAGGGGCTCAGGGCGGGAGAGGTGGTGCTGGCAGGCTCGTTTACCCGCCCGGTCGATATCGCGTCCGGCGACGTGTTCACCTTCGATTACGGACCGCTGGGCACCTTCTCGTGCCGTTTTGCGGGGGTCGCACGTGGCGGTTGA
- the hpaD gene encoding 3,4-dihydroxyphenylacetate 2,3-dioxygenase codes for MTAPARPDVIRIAHTVFTVTDLSASREFYVNLLGLNVLHEEPGALYLRGVEDREWTLKLEERPEAGVRQIAYRVRRDADLDALAALAEREGLPSRWEEELDRPRMLRMQDPFGVPVAFYHESRTYPWLLQDYHLHRGPGLQRVDHVNVMTPDVEGMMNWYTGELGFRTSEYTEDETGRIWAAWIQRRGGVHDLALTNGAGPRLHHWAYWMPDAMSIIRTCDILAGARQPERIERGPGRHGISNAFFLYIRDPDGHRIELYTSDYITVDPDFQPIRWQLNDPRRQTLWGAKTPRSWFEEGSRLEAFGGGWVTPTEGELKGLPAHVI; via the coding sequence ATGACGGCCCCCGCTCGGCCCGACGTCATCCGCATCGCCCACACCGTCTTTACGGTCACAGACCTCAGCGCCTCGCGAGAGTTCTACGTCAACCTGCTCGGACTGAACGTGCTGCACGAGGAGCCCGGCGCGCTCTACCTGCGCGGCGTGGAGGACCGCGAGTGGACACTGAAGCTCGAAGAGCGCCCGGAGGCCGGGGTGCGGCAGATCGCCTACCGCGTGCGGAGGGACGCCGACCTCGACGCCCTCGCCGCTCTGGCCGAGCGCGAGGGCCTCCCCTCCCGCTGGGAGGAGGAACTCGACCGGCCCCGAATGCTGCGGATGCAGGATCCCTTCGGTGTGCCCGTCGCCTTTTACCACGAGAGCAGGACCTATCCCTGGTTGTTGCAGGACTACCACCTACACCGCGGGCCGGGCCTGCAACGGGTGGACCACGTGAATGTGATGACGCCGGACGTGGAAGGCATGATGAACTGGTACACGGGCGAACTGGGGTTCCGCACGTCCGAGTACACCGAGGACGAGACGGGGCGCATCTGGGCCGCCTGGATTCAGCGGCGGGGCGGCGTGCACGACCTCGCCCTGACAAACGGCGCGGGGCCGCGGCTACACCACTGGGCCTACTGGATGCCCGACGCGATGAGCATTATCCGCACCTGCGACATCCTGGCGGGGGCGCGGCAGCCCGAGCGCATCGAGCGCGGACCGGGACGGCACGGCATCTCCAACGCCTTTTTTCTGTACATCCGCGATCCGGACGGCCACCGCATCGAGCTGTACACGAGTGACTACATCACGGTAGACCCCGACTTCCAGCCCATCCGCTGGCAGCTCAACGACCCGCGGCGACAAACACTCTGGGGGGCCAAGACCCCGCGGAGCTGGTTCGAGGAGGGCTCGCGGCTGGAAGCCTTTGGGGGGGGCTGGGTGACGCCGACCGAGGGTGAGTTGAAGGGGTTGCCGGCTCATGTCATCTGA
- the hpaB gene encoding 4-hydroxyphenylacetate 3-monooxygenase, oxygenase component: MAAITGQQFLDRLRQNPPTLYIEGERVEDPTTHPATRNMAHSLAGLYDLQHDPQWREKLTYEENGQRYPMSLLVPRTKEDLARIGEAHRIRANYSLGFLGRAPDYMNANVMAAGAGAEYFGRCSASVPGSEKRDFAANMRRYFEYVREHDLCLTHALTNPQVNRAKLASELPDPYIALGVVEEREEGIIVRGARMMATLPIADELLIFPSTVLKENADKSRYAMGFAIPTNTPGLSFQCREPFDIGRDPEDHPLGSRFDEQDAFVIFDDVLVPWERVFLLYDVELANRAYAATSAVLHMAYQVVNLKVAKTEAFLGTAQSIVNAIGSGGFQHVQSKVAEIIITLEIMRALEVAAREGATLNEYGVMTPARGPLDAARNYYPGVYARLPELLQLLGASGIIMMPSKADREGPLGPQISRYLQAANASAEDRLRLFRLAWDMSMSSFGGRQALYEKFFFGDPVRMHSALYEVYDKEPAVERVRAFLQRSEKPEEVTV, encoded by the coding sequence ATGGCAGCCATCACCGGACAGCAGTTCCTCGACCGCCTGCGTCAGAATCCGCCCACCCTCTACATCGAAGGGGAACGGGTGGAAGACCCCACCACCCACCCCGCGACGCGCAACATGGCGCACTCGCTCGCCGGGCTGTACGACCTCCAGCATGATCCGCAGTGGCGCGAGAAGCTCACCTACGAGGAGAACGGCCAGCGCTACCCCATGAGCCTGCTCGTGCCCCGCACCAAAGAAGACCTGGCGCGGATCGGGGAGGCGCACCGGATCCGCGCGAACTACTCGCTGGGCTTTCTGGGCCGCGCGCCTGACTACATGAACGCGAACGTGATGGCGGCGGGCGCGGGAGCCGAGTACTTTGGTCGGTGCAGCGCGAGCGTGCCGGGCAGCGAGAAGCGCGACTTTGCCGCCAACATGCGCCGCTACTTCGAGTACGTGCGCGAGCATGACCTCTGCCTCACACACGCGCTGACCAACCCGCAGGTGAACCGGGCGAAGCTCGCTTCCGAGCTTCCTGACCCCTATATCGCGCTGGGTGTGGTGGAGGAGCGCGAGGAGGGCATCATCGTGCGGGGGGCCAGGATGATGGCCACGCTTCCCATCGCGGACGAACTCCTGATCTTCCCCTCGACGGTGCTCAAGGAAAACGCCGACAAGAGCCGCTACGCGATGGGCTTTGCCATCCCCACGAACACACCTGGCCTGAGTTTCCAGTGCCGCGAGCCCTTTGACATCGGCCGCGACCCGGAAGACCATCCCCTGGGCAGCCGCTTCGACGAGCAGGACGCCTTTGTGATCTTCGACGATGTGCTTGTGCCCTGGGAGCGGGTCTTCCTGCTGTATGACGTGGAGCTGGCGAACCGGGCCTACGCGGCGACGAGCGCCGTGCTGCACATGGCCTACCAGGTCGTGAACCTCAAGGTCGCCAAGACAGAGGCCTTTTTGGGAACTGCGCAGAGCATCGTCAACGCGATCGGCAGCGGGGGGTTCCAGCACGTGCAGAGCAAGGTGGCCGAGATCATCATCACGCTGGAGATCATGCGGGCGCTGGAGGTGGCTGCCCGCGAGGGCGCGACGCTGAACGAGTACGGTGTGATGACCCCGGCGCGGGGGCCCCTGGACGCCGCCCGCAACTACTACCCCGGCGTGTACGCCCGCCTGCCCGAGCTGCTGCAACTGCTGGGCGCGTCCGGCATCATCATGATGCCGAGCAAGGCCGACCGCGAGGGACCGTTGGGGCCGCAGATCAGCAGGTACCTGCAAGCCGCGAACGCGAGCGCCGAAGACCGGCTGCGGCTCTTCCGCCTCGCCTGGGACATGTCCATGAGCAGCTTTGGCGGCAGGCAGGCCCTCTACGAGAAGTTCTTCTTCGGTGACCCGGTGCGGATGCACTCCGCCCTGTACGAGGTGTACGACAAGGAACCGGCGGTGGAGCGGGTTCGGGCGTTTTTGCAGCGCAGCGAGAAACCAGAAGAGGTGACGGTATGA
- a CDS encoding NAD(P)-dependent oxidoreductase, translating to MSALQRLLITGAAGEVGSALREGLRGRFPVIRLTDHRDLGEAQEGEEIVRADLTEMAEVRAAMEGVDAVIHLGGIANEHTYEQIRRVNMDGTYHVLEAARQAGVRRVAFASSIHTVGFYPRSEKVSPDMPVRPDTSYGVSKVFGEALGRMYWERYGLAFVGVRICSFQPRPKDARHLSTWLSPRDAVQLFEKAVTAPGVGFLIVAGISGNTRRWMTEDGWEVLGYVPQDNAEAYAAEVEHIHGDPQSLTEQRQGGIFVDPEYTGLAGKEQDSALVARRP from the coding sequence GTGAGCGCCCTCCAACGCCTCCTCATCACCGGGGCCGCCGGAGAGGTGGGGTCGGCCCTGCGCGAGGGCCTGCGCGGGCGCTTCCCCGTCATCCGCCTGACCGATCACCGCGACCTCGGCGAGGCACAGGAGGGCGAGGAGATCGTGCGGGCTGACCTGACCGAGATGGCCGAGGTGCGCGCGGCGATGGAGGGCGTGGACGCCGTTATTCACCTCGGCGGGATCGCGAACGAGCACACCTACGAGCAGATTCGCCGGGTGAACATGGACGGCACCTACCACGTGCTGGAGGCGGCGCGGCAGGCGGGTGTGAGGCGGGTGGCCTTTGCCTCCTCCATCCACACGGTTGGCTTCTATCCCCGCTCGGAAAAGGTCAGCCCTGACATGCCCGTCCGCCCCGACACGTCCTACGGGGTCAGCAAGGTGTTCGGGGAGGCGCTCGGGCGAATGTACTGGGAACGCTACGGGCTGGCGTTCGTGGGCGTCCGCATCTGCTCCTTCCAGCCGAGGCCCAAAGACGCCCGCCACCTCTCCACCTGGCTGAGCCCGCGTGACGCCGTGCAGCTCTTTGAAAAGGCCGTGACCGCGCCGGGCGTGGGCTTCCTGATCGTCGCGGGCATCAGCGGCAACACCCGGCGCTGGATGACCGAAGACGGCTGGGAGGTGCTGGGCTACGTTCCGCAGGACAACGCCGAAGCCTACGCCGCCGAGGTCGAACACATCCACGGCGACCCGCAGAGCCTCACCGAGCAGCGGCAGGGCGGGATTTTTGTGGATCCCGAGTACACGGGGCTGGCGGGAAAGGAGCAGGACAGTGCGCTGGTTGCCCGACGGCCATGA
- the hpaE gene encoding 5-carboxymethyl-2-hydroxymuconate semialdehyde dehydrogenase, translating into MTQTASTPNHALATQLRESRLKAGLRHFIGGEWVDSQGGETFQTHTPTDNSPLATVASGDARDIDRAARAAHDAFQTWREVSGAERRKILHKIADLIEVRAQDIAVLESIDTGQAIRFMKSAAVRGAENFRFYADRAPGAADGQSLPAPGFLNYTLRQPIGPVGVITPWNTPFMLSTWKIAPALAAGCTVVHKPAEWSPVTATLLAEIMDEAGIPQGVVNLVHGFGETAGRALTEHPLIKAIAFVGETVTGSHIMRQGADTLKRVHFELGGKNPVVVFEDADLEGALDAVVFMIYSLNGERCTSSSRVLIQEGIYDEFTARIAERARNIRVGDPLDPNTEVGPLIHPRHCEKVLSYFDRAREEGATVAAGGERIGTEGNYVSPTLLTGARNEMRISQEEIFGPVLTAIPFRDEAEALALANDVKYGLAGYLWTRDLTRAHRFAQALEAGMVWVNSENVRHLPTPFGGMKASGIGRDGGDYSFDFYMETKNIAISLGTHKTARLGVGGPAKVDKSEVEG; encoded by the coding sequence ATGACCCAGACGGCCAGCACGCCTAACCACGCCCTCGCCACGCAACTCCGCGAGAGCCGTCTGAAAGCCGGCCTGCGCCACTTCATCGGCGGCGAGTGGGTGGACTCGCAGGGCGGCGAGACGTTCCAGACCCACACGCCCACCGACAACTCCCCGCTGGCGACCGTGGCGAGCGGGGACGCGCGGGACATCGACCGGGCCGCCCGCGCCGCGCACGACGCCTTCCAGACGTGGCGCGAGGTCAGCGGGGCCGAGCGCCGCAAAATCCTGCACAAGATTGCCGACCTGATCGAGGTCCGCGCCCAGGACATCGCCGTGCTGGAGAGCATCGACACGGGGCAGGCCATCCGCTTCATGAAGTCGGCGGCGGTGCGCGGCGCGGAGAACTTCCGCTTCTATGCCGACCGCGCGCCCGGTGCGGCGGACGGGCAAAGCCTCCCCGCGCCCGGCTTCCTGAACTACACCCTGCGCCAGCCCATCGGCCCGGTCGGGGTGATCACGCCCTGGAATACGCCCTTTATGCTCTCCACCTGGAAAATCGCCCCGGCCCTCGCGGCGGGCTGCACGGTCGTCCACAAGCCCGCCGAATGGAGCCCGGTGACGGCCACGCTGCTCGCGGAGATCATGGACGAGGCGGGGATCCCCCAGGGCGTGGTGAATCTTGTCCACGGCTTCGGGGAGACGGCGGGCAGGGCGCTGACCGAGCATCCGCTGATCAAGGCGATCGCCTTTGTAGGCGAGACGGTCACGGGCAGCCACATCATGCGGCAGGGCGCGGACACCTTGAAGCGCGTGCATTTCGAGCTGGGCGGCAAAAATCCGGTGGTGGTCTTTGAGGACGCTGACCTGGAGGGGGCCCTTGACGCCGTGGTCTTCATGATCTACTCCCTCAACGGCGAACGCTGCACAAGCAGCAGCCGCGTGCTCATTCAGGAGGGGATCTACGACGAGTTCACCGCCCGCATCGCCGAGCGCGCCCGCAACATCCGCGTGGGTGATCCCCTCGATCCAAACACCGAAGTCGGGCCGCTCATCCACCCCCGGCACTGCGAAAAGGTGCTGAGCTACTTCGACCGGGCCCGCGAGGAGGGGGCCACCGTCGCGGCGGGCGGCGAGCGCATCGGCACAGAGGGAAACTACGTCTCCCCCACCCTCTTGACGGGCGCCCGCAACGAGATGCGCATCAGCCAGGAGGAAATCTTCGGCCCCGTGCTCACCGCCATCCCCTTCCGTGACGAGGCCGAAGCCCTGGCCCTCGCCAACGACGTGAAGTACGGGCTGGCCGGATATCTCTGGACCCGGGACCTCACCCGCGCGCACCGCTTCGCGCAGGCCCTGGAGGCCGGGATGGTCTGGGTGAATTCCGAGAACGTGCGCCACCTGCCCACCCCCTTCGGCGGGATGAAGGCGAGCGGCATCGGGCGCGACGGCGGTGACTACTCTTTCGACTTCTACATGGAGACGAAAAACATCGCCATCTCGCTGGGCACCCACAAGACGGCGCGGCTGGGCGTGGGCGGGCCCGCGAAGGTGGACAAGAGCGAGGTGGAGGGGTGA